In Achromobacter xylosoxidans A8, a single window of DNA contains:
- a CDS encoding ABC transporter ATP-binding protein encodes MTNKNMDTGATLAEVNGLTLTVGAGGREIVKRVSFSIKPGELVGIVGESGSGKTQAARALLGLTPPPLVRAAGSITFEGKSLTDASPAALRKLRGARIGMVFQEPMTSLNPSMKIGRQLDEGLALHRKDLSAAARKQLILAMLARVGLRDPAAALDAWPHEFSGGMRQRMMLAAVMLLESALLVADEPTTALDAVVQRDVLELMLELTRARNTAVLMISHDLPMVAKYTERMIVMRHGEIVETGTTQQILDRPAHPYTRQLLAAMPMRGPARPIPPEAPIVDVRQLLVDYAGRQRLFGRTQAKRALHGIDLQIRPREVVAVVGGSGSGKTTLGRAIAGLLAPTDGGIYFRGKPIAQTGAAWNDYRLNCQMVFQDPYSSLNPRMTVGELTAEGLRQVDGMTAAQKAERVQSVLTEVGLGPEYARRYPHELSGGQRQRVAIARAIVRRPAFVIADEPVSALDVTVRAQVLKLFAELQQRHGFSCLFISHDLGVVEQVADRVVVMQDGQIVEQGLRDQIFDAPQHPYTRKLLSAIPVLEANDTGGVRLKWRFDQ; translated from the coding sequence ATGACGAACAAGAACATGGACACCGGCGCGACGCTGGCAGAGGTCAACGGCCTGACGCTGACGGTGGGCGCGGGCGGCAGGGAAATCGTCAAGCGGGTCAGCTTCTCCATCAAGCCCGGGGAACTGGTCGGCATCGTGGGCGAATCGGGCAGCGGCAAGACCCAGGCGGCGCGCGCCTTGCTGGGCCTGACGCCCCCGCCGCTGGTGCGCGCGGCGGGCTCGATCACGTTCGAAGGCAAGTCGCTGACGGATGCCAGCCCCGCCGCCTTGCGCAAGCTGCGCGGGGCGCGCATCGGCATGGTGTTCCAGGAGCCGATGACCTCGCTCAATCCCTCCATGAAGATCGGCCGCCAGCTCGACGAAGGGCTGGCGCTGCACCGCAAGGACCTGTCCGCCGCCGCGCGCAAACAGCTGATACTGGCCATGCTGGCGCGGGTCGGCCTGCGCGACCCGGCCGCCGCGCTGGACGCCTGGCCCCATGAATTCTCAGGCGGCATGCGCCAGCGCATGATGCTGGCCGCCGTGATGCTGCTGGAATCGGCCCTGCTGGTGGCGGACGAACCCACCACCGCGCTGGACGCGGTGGTGCAGCGCGACGTGCTGGAACTGATGCTGGAACTGACCCGCGCCCGCAACACGGCCGTGCTGATGATCAGCCACGACCTGCCCATGGTGGCCAAGTACACCGAGCGCATGATCGTGATGCGCCACGGCGAAATCGTGGAAACCGGCACCACGCAGCAGATCCTGGACCGCCCCGCGCATCCGTATACGCGGCAATTGCTGGCGGCCATGCCCATGCGCGGCCCTGCACGCCCCATTCCGCCCGAGGCGCCCATCGTCGACGTGCGCCAGCTGCTGGTGGACTACGCAGGCCGTCAGCGGCTGTTCGGCCGCACCCAGGCCAAACGCGCCCTGCACGGCATAGACCTGCAGATCCGGCCGCGTGAGGTGGTGGCGGTGGTCGGCGGATCCGGCTCCGGCAAGACCACGCTGGGCCGGGCCATTGCGGGCTTGCTTGCCCCCACGGACGGCGGCATCTACTTCCGCGGCAAGCCCATTGCGCAAACGGGCGCCGCCTGGAACGACTATCGCCTGAACTGCCAGATGGTGTTCCAGGATCCCTACTCCTCCTTGAACCCCCGCATGACGGTCGGTGAACTCACGGCCGAAGGCCTGCGCCAGGTGGACGGCATGACGGCGGCGCAGAAGGCCGAGCGCGTCCAATCCGTGCTGACCGAGGTGGGGCTGGGCCCGGAGTACGCCCGGCGCTACCCGCACGAACTGTCGGGCGGCCAGCGCCAGCGCGTCGCCATCGCCCGCGCCATCGTGCGCCGCCCCGCCTTCGTGATCGCCGACGAGCCGGTCTCGGCCCTGGACGTCACGGTGCGCGCGCAGGTGCTCAAGCTGTTTGCCGAATTGCAGCAGCGCCACGGCTTTTCCTGTCTGTTCATCAGCCACGACCTGGGCGTGGTCGAGCAGGTGGCGGACCGCGTGGTTGTGATGCAGGACGGCCAGATCGTCGAACAAGGCCTGCGCGACCAGATCTTCGACGCGCCCCAGCATCCCTACACGCGTAAGCTGCTGTCGGCCATTCCCGTCCTGGAAGCCAACGACACCGGCGGCGTGCGCCTGAAGTGGCGGTTCGATCAATGA
- a CDS encoding C45 family autoproteolytic acyltransferase/hydolase, which yields MTAAAFFPLVEVSGAPYERGLQHGRLAGGRVRRSADIYARALQQFRYSPADLQRLIARFSRAVEDFEPDYLEEMRGIAEGAGVSFEDVLMINARTEIVAQARRAHLAAGAAPQSDECTGAAILPERSANGNFLQGQNWDNRQDCADTIIILRVLRDDGPDVLTFVEAGGLARYGMNSAGLTLNGNGMSSSRDYLQDGVPLPLVRRKALEQEHYALALQVVTGTPKACSCNLILGTQLGLALSLECAPDETFLVYPEDGLLVHANHWTSAVALGKLQETGIASSPESLYRDQRVRQSLSAAGRKLGVQDLKTAFADTHATPFSVCRPGRVSAQGYASCTTATLIMEPAAGVLEVARLPWQGAAYARYGVARGSSPSY from the coding sequence ATGACGGCAGCAGCGTTCTTCCCTCTGGTTGAAGTGTCCGGCGCGCCCTACGAGCGCGGACTTCAGCATGGACGCCTGGCAGGCGGGCGCGTGCGGCGCAGCGCCGACATCTACGCCCGTGCGTTGCAGCAGTTCCGGTACTCGCCCGCCGACCTGCAACGGCTCATCGCGCGCTTCTCGCGCGCCGTCGAGGACTTCGAACCCGACTACCTGGAAGAGATGCGCGGCATCGCCGAAGGCGCCGGCGTTTCGTTCGAAGACGTGCTGATGATCAACGCCCGCACCGAAATCGTCGCCCAGGCCCGCCGCGCACATCTGGCCGCCGGCGCCGCGCCGCAAAGCGACGAATGCACGGGCGCCGCCATCCTGCCGGAACGCAGCGCCAACGGCAATTTCCTGCAGGGCCAGAACTGGGACAACCGCCAGGATTGCGCCGACACCATCATCATCCTGCGCGTGCTGCGCGACGACGGCCCCGACGTGCTGACGTTCGTCGAAGCCGGCGGCCTGGCGCGCTATGGCATGAACTCCGCTGGACTGACCCTGAACGGCAACGGCATGTCCTCCAGCCGCGACTACCTGCAGGACGGCGTGCCTCTGCCGCTGGTACGCCGCAAGGCGCTGGAACAGGAACATTACGCCCTGGCCCTGCAGGTCGTCACCGGCACACCCAAGGCCTGCTCATGCAACCTGATCCTGGGCACCCAACTGGGCCTGGCGCTGAGCCTGGAATGCGCGCCCGACGAGACCTTCCTGGTCTATCCCGAGGACGGCCTGCTGGTCCACGCCAACCACTGGACCAGTGCCGTCGCGCTCGGCAAGCTGCAGGAGACAGGCATCGCCAGTTCGCCGGAAAGCCTGTACCGCGATCAGCGCGTGCGCCAGAGCCTGTCCGCCGCGGGCCGCAAGCTCGGCGTGCAGGATCTCAAGACCGCTTTCGCCGACACCCACGCCACCCCGTTTTCCGTCTGCCGGCCGGGGCGTGTCAGCGCCCAGGGCTATGCGTCCTGCACCACCGCCACGCTGATCATGGAACCCGCCGCCGGCGTGCTGGAAGTGGCGCGCCTGCCTTGGCAGGGCGCCGCCTACGCCCGCTACGGGGTGGCACGCGGATCGTCCCCTTCCTATTGA
- a CDS encoding ABC transporter substrate-binding protein produces the protein MKRPLYAYTALAALLTAAAPALGATVLRAHQDADIRSSDPGVNRDANTDGVILHVVEGLVGYDAKGQPAPLLAEKIDVSEDGKTYTFHLRQGVTFHNGAPMTADDVVWSWNRYMDPKTGWRCLTDFDGRIGLKVEGAAATDPATVVFKLDRAAPLFLDSLARSDCGMTAITHRDSVKPDGTWDKPIGTGPFRFAEWRRREYVSLTRFENYANRPGKPDGYVGSKRPLVDEVRFVVISDPATAKTALASGAIDVMSKVPYSEVAELAENKAISTNVSPQLAPSTLTIQTRDKLLSNPYLRQAIAAALNYKELVAGVTYGLAEPNNSLVPVASPYYGEAEKKGYVYDLARAKALLAKAGYKGEKIVISTNKRNLPNYDAAVITQAMLQQAGINADIEVLEWGAQQDKWQKGNYQMMSFSYSSRMDPALSFEAVTGDKASQPRKLWDDPGARALLEKATNATAPAERQALLDQLHRLMLEQVPIIPLFNTLSTGAYRKNVQGFESSIFGAPLLWEVSKTE, from the coding sequence ATGAAACGACCTCTGTATGCGTACACCGCCCTGGCCGCCCTCCTGACGGCCGCCGCGCCTGCCCTGGGCGCCACCGTGCTGCGTGCCCACCAGGACGCGGACATCCGCAGCAGCGATCCGGGCGTCAACCGCGACGCCAATACCGATGGGGTAATCCTGCATGTCGTCGAAGGCCTGGTCGGCTACGACGCCAAGGGTCAGCCCGCTCCCCTGCTGGCGGAGAAAATCGACGTCTCCGAAGACGGCAAGACCTACACGTTTCATCTGCGGCAGGGCGTGACCTTCCACAATGGCGCGCCTATGACCGCCGACGACGTGGTCTGGAGCTGGAACCGCTACATGGATCCCAAGACCGGCTGGCGCTGCCTGACGGACTTCGATGGCCGCATCGGCCTGAAGGTGGAAGGCGCCGCCGCCACCGATCCCGCCACCGTCGTGTTCAAGCTGGACCGGGCCGCGCCGCTGTTCCTTGATTCGCTGGCGCGCAGCGACTGCGGCATGACCGCCATCACCCACCGCGACTCGGTCAAGCCCGACGGCACCTGGGACAAGCCCATAGGCACCGGCCCCTTCCGCTTCGCCGAGTGGCGCCGCCGCGAATACGTCAGCCTGACGCGCTTCGAGAACTACGCCAACCGGCCGGGCAAGCCCGACGGCTACGTGGGCTCCAAGCGTCCCCTGGTCGACGAAGTGCGCTTTGTCGTGATCTCCGACCCGGCGACGGCAAAAACCGCCCTGGCCAGCGGCGCCATCGACGTAATGTCCAAGGTGCCATATTCCGAGGTCGCGGAACTAGCGGAAAACAAGGCCATCAGCACGAACGTGTCGCCCCAGCTGGCGCCTTCCACGCTGACGATCCAGACCCGCGACAAGCTGCTCTCCAATCCCTATCTACGCCAGGCCATCGCCGCGGCACTGAACTACAAGGAACTGGTCGCAGGCGTGACCTACGGCCTGGCCGAACCCAACAACTCGCTCGTGCCCGTGGCGTCGCCCTACTATGGGGAAGCCGAAAAGAAAGGCTATGTCTACGATCTGGCGCGCGCCAAGGCGCTGCTCGCCAAGGCCGGCTACAAGGGCGAGAAGATCGTCATTTCGACCAACAAGCGCAATCTGCCGAACTATGACGCGGCGGTGATCACCCAGGCCATGCTGCAGCAGGCCGGCATCAACGCCGACATTGAAGTGCTGGAATGGGGCGCCCAACAGGACAAGTGGCAGAAGGGCAACTACCAGATGATGTCGTTCTCGTACTCCAGCCGCATGGATCCCGCTCTGAGCTTTGAAGCCGTCACTGGCGACAAGGCCAGCCAGCCGCGCAAGCTGTGGGACGATCCCGGCGCCCGCGCGCTGCTGGAAAAAGCCACCAACGCCACGGCGCCGGCCGAGCGCCAAGCCCTGCTGGACCAGCTGCACCGCCTGATGCTGGAGCAGGTCCCGATCATCCCCTTGTTCAACACGCTGAGCACGGGCGCATACCGCAAGAACGTCCAGGGTTTCGAATCGTCGATCTTCGGCGCGCCGCTGCTCTGGGAAGTCTCGAAGACCGAATAG
- a CDS encoding CapA family protein has protein sequence MNQTLYLLGDINLKGVPDASGLFDHVRQPLRVADLVFANLECCLYDLPEHAQERRGFYTSPRHAQALREAGLQAVGNANNVNIGHEAVLSTLAALRGASLPSVGAGANASEARAPLIVVRDGVRYGFLQRTAVYWPDNHEASAHHAGVAIIRAHTAYRPRLEMQAARTRPGVPPEVLTWADPESLAQFRADVAALRQQADIVIASLHWGYRREVLQYQREYAHAAVEAGADIVLGHGPHMILPIELHRGKPILYGSGNFSFQVAHQADAHTEWTGMTVRVDIRDKRPAAMQFRFVQRNSANQTVFVPASEVAQERDLLMRASAALGADLHISADGLQLDLAGPAAS, from the coding sequence ATGAATCAAACCCTGTACCTGCTGGGCGACATCAACCTCAAGGGCGTGCCAGACGCCAGCGGCCTGTTCGATCACGTCCGCCAGCCGCTGCGTGTAGCGGACCTGGTGTTCGCCAACCTGGAATGCTGCCTGTACGACCTGCCCGAACACGCCCAGGAGCGGCGCGGCTTCTATACCTCGCCGAGGCACGCGCAGGCCCTGCGCGAAGCCGGCCTGCAGGCGGTCGGCAATGCCAACAACGTCAACATCGGCCACGAGGCGGTGCTGTCCACGCTGGCCGCCTTGCGGGGCGCTTCCCTGCCCAGCGTCGGCGCGGGCGCCAATGCCAGCGAGGCCCGCGCCCCGCTGATCGTAGTCAGGGACGGCGTGCGCTACGGCTTCCTGCAGCGCACCGCCGTGTACTGGCCGGACAATCATGAGGCCAGCGCCCACCATGCCGGCGTCGCCATCATCCGCGCGCATACCGCCTACCGGCCGCGGCTGGAAATGCAGGCGGCGCGCACGCGCCCCGGCGTGCCGCCCGAAGTGCTGACCTGGGCCGACCCGGAGTCGCTTGCGCAGTTCCGCGCCGACGTGGCGGCGCTGCGGCAACAGGCGGACATCGTCATCGCCTCGCTGCACTGGGGCTACCGGCGCGAAGTGCTGCAGTACCAGCGCGAGTACGCGCATGCGGCCGTCGAAGCCGGCGCCGACATCGTGCTGGGACACGGTCCGCACATGATCCTGCCGATCGAACTGCATCGCGGCAAGCCCATCCTCTATGGCAGCGGCAACTTTTCCTTCCAGGTTGCCCACCAGGCTGACGCGCATACCGAATGGACCGGCATGACGGTCCGCGTCGACATCCGCGACAAGCGCCCCGCCGCCATGCAGTTCCGTTTCGTGCAGCGCAACAGCGCCAACCAGACCGTGTTCGTGCCCGCGTCCGAAGTGGCGCAAGAACGCGACCTGCTGATGCGCGCGTCCGCCGCGCTGGGCGCCGACCTGCATATCAGCGCCGACGGCCTGCAACTGGACCTGGCCGGCCCCGCCGCCTCCTGA
- a CDS encoding C45 family autoproteolytic acyltransferase/hydolase, translating into MKYAPFPLVSISGSPFERGVQYGRAVPERIAHSARHYRGELDKIGTPPATQAALIKEFADQIQKFDPAHTEEMRGIAEGAGCAFDDVALINARTEVIAKARLQAKMGNLDPAEGECTAALVMPGRSATGNLIHAHNWDWEPDACDSTIVLRATLETGITFLTLVEAGGLARHGFNSAGIGLTGNYLSSDRDYTQSGVPLSSVRRAVLSQQHVAIAMQLIAATPKACSSNMIVSQAGWVIDFECAPDESFTLLPQDGLLTHSNHFMSEVALGKLREAGLKNAVDTYYRAWRVRQLLDACGPRITVADVRRALADDWATPYSVCRPPRGTLTGGRSATVATLVMDTAGHTMDIAAMPSFGQFFTRYGLTGEAYSID; encoded by the coding sequence ATGAAATACGCCCCGTTTCCTCTCGTCTCGATCTCCGGCAGCCCCTTTGAACGTGGCGTGCAATACGGCCGCGCCGTGCCCGAACGCATCGCTCACAGCGCCCGGCACTATCGCGGCGAACTCGACAAGATCGGCACTCCCCCCGCCACCCAGGCCGCCCTGATCAAGGAGTTCGCCGACCAGATCCAGAAGTTCGACCCCGCGCACACCGAGGAGATGCGCGGCATCGCGGAAGGCGCCGGCTGCGCCTTCGACGACGTGGCGCTGATCAACGCCCGCACCGAGGTCATCGCCAAGGCACGGCTGCAGGCCAAGATGGGCAACCTGGATCCCGCCGAAGGCGAATGCACCGCCGCCCTGGTCATGCCCGGGCGCAGCGCCACGGGCAATCTGATCCATGCCCACAACTGGGATTGGGAGCCAGACGCCTGCGACAGCACCATCGTGCTGCGCGCCACCCTGGAAACCGGCATCACCTTCCTGACGCTGGTGGAGGCTGGCGGCCTGGCGCGGCACGGCTTCAACTCGGCCGGCATCGGCCTGACCGGCAACTATCTCAGCAGCGACCGCGACTACACCCAGTCCGGCGTGCCGCTGAGCAGCGTGCGGCGGGCGGTCCTTAGCCAGCAGCACGTCGCCATCGCCATGCAACTGATCGCCGCCACGCCCAAGGCCTGCTCCAGCAACATGATCGTCAGCCAGGCCGGCTGGGTGATCGACTTCGAATGCGCGCCCGACGAGAGCTTTACGCTGCTGCCGCAGGACGGCCTCTTGACCCACTCCAACCACTTCATGAGCGAAGTGGCGCTGGGCAAGCTGCGTGAAGCTGGCCTGAAGAATGCCGTGGACACCTACTACCGGGCCTGGCGCGTGCGCCAGTTGCTGGACGCCTGCGGCCCCCGGATCACGGTGGCTGACGTGCGGCGCGCCCTGGCCGACGACTGGGCCACGCCCTATTCCGTTTGCCGTCCGCCGCGCGGCACCTTGACGGGCGGGCGCTCGGCCACGGTGGCGACCCTGGTGATGGACACTGCCGGCCACACCATGGATATCGCCGCCATGCCCTCTTTCGGGCAGTTCTTCACCCGCTATGGTCTGACGGGCGAGGCCTATTCCATCGACTGA
- a CDS encoding LysR family transcriptional regulator, with protein MDLNAVEMFVAVVHAGSLSAAAARTGVPLPTLSRRIRELEKQLSVQLFERSVRGTKLTDAGARLYEHASRGIEALMDAKEAVLNAQRQLEGLLRLSLPPSFDIWWDLLAAFQQRYPGIRLFVHTTERRVDLIVDGIDVALRVGAIEHESMVARKILQYRHRLVASPSLLERLGYPAVPEDLHRLPCAAWARAGYEPPVWHLGGTAFHPRPILSTNDYAHLRHRALSGQAVTELPLFLAAEDLRAGRLVGVLDGYPLPEQELNLLYPSHRHPSSVVRAYLDFCREYWQDEARARSCLPDQSME; from the coding sequence ATGGACCTCAACGCGGTCGAGATGTTCGTCGCCGTGGTGCACGCAGGCAGCTTGTCCGCTGCCGCAGCGCGCACCGGTGTGCCGTTGCCCACCTTGAGCCGCCGCATCCGCGAACTCGAGAAGCAGCTCAGCGTGCAGCTGTTCGAGCGTTCAGTCAGGGGAACGAAGTTGACGGATGCCGGCGCCAGGCTATACGAGCACGCCAGCCGCGGCATCGAGGCCTTGATGGACGCGAAAGAGGCGGTGCTCAATGCGCAGCGCCAACTGGAGGGACTGCTGCGCCTGTCGCTGCCGCCGTCGTTCGATATCTGGTGGGACCTGCTGGCTGCGTTCCAGCAGCGTTATCCGGGCATACGGCTCTTTGTCCACACGACGGAGCGGCGCGTCGACTTGATTGTCGACGGCATCGATGTGGCCTTGCGCGTGGGCGCGATCGAACATGAGTCCATGGTTGCGCGGAAAATCCTGCAGTACCGGCACCGGCTGGTCGCCAGTCCCTCCTTGCTCGAACGGCTGGGCTATCCCGCTGTGCCGGAAGACCTGCACCGGCTGCCCTGCGCGGCCTGGGCGCGCGCAGGCTACGAACCGCCGGTATGGCATCTGGGGGGAACGGCGTTCCATCCACGCCCGATCCTGTCCACGAACGACTACGCCCACTTGCGCCATCGCGCGCTATCCGGCCAGGCCGTGACGGAATTGCCATTGTTCCTTGCCGCCGAAGACCTGCGCGCGGGGCGGCTCGTGGGCGTGCTCGATGGGTACCCCTTGCCGGAACAGGAACTGAACTTGCTGTATCCCTCGCACCGGCATCCTTCGTCCGTTGTGCGGGCGTATCTGGATTTTTGCCGCGAGTATTGGCAGGACGAAGCGCGGGCTCGGTCCTGCCTGCCCGATCAGTCGATGGAATAG
- a CDS encoding nitroreductase family protein → MKTVETLLKSRVSTNKYDSDRTLSDLEIDKLIQLATLAPSVFNVQNWKFVAVRSAAGKAKLLPLAYGQAKVADAAVTFIVCGTLAPHATLPAALQPSVERGILDDATHAGWVAAANSMYSDNPALQRDEAIRSASLAAMTLMLAAQDRGLASGPMIGFDPQGVAAAFGLQADEVPVMLVTVGYAAPGNWPQKPRKATADVLSYA, encoded by the coding sequence ATGAAAACCGTAGAAACACTATTGAAATCAAGAGTTTCCACCAATAAATATGACTCTGACCGCACTTTATCAGACCTTGAAATCGATAAGCTCATCCAGCTGGCGACCCTGGCCCCCTCTGTCTTCAATGTCCAGAATTGGAAGTTTGTGGCGGTACGCAGCGCCGCCGGCAAAGCCAAGCTGCTGCCGCTAGCCTATGGTCAGGCAAAGGTCGCCGACGCCGCCGTCACGTTCATTGTTTGCGGAACGCTCGCGCCCCATGCCACGCTGCCCGCCGCGCTCCAGCCCTCGGTCGAGCGCGGCATTCTGGACGACGCGACCCACGCGGGCTGGGTCGCCGCCGCGAACAGCATGTACAGCGACAACCCGGCGCTACAGCGCGACGAAGCCATACGCTCGGCCTCGCTCGCCGCCATGACGTTGATGCTGGCGGCGCAGGATCGCGGCCTGGCTTCCGGGCCCATGATCGGGTTCGATCCGCAAGGCGTTGCCGCGGCTTTTGGCCTGCAAGCCGACGAAGTGCCGGTCATGCTCGTGACCGTCGGCTACGCCGCTCCCGGCAACTGGCCGCAGAAGCCTCGTAAAGCCACTGCCGACGTCCTGTCCTACGCCTGA
- a CDS encoding zinc-binding dehydrogenase, whose amino-acid sequence MKAYVIEQAGGPETLQIRDIPPVAPQAGEVRIRVRAFGLNRAETYLRAGKMGPIDAPRVPGIEAVGEIVEDASGTFRIGQRVATAMGGLQFTRHGSYAEEVTVALANVIDLDGTTLSWEELAALPQAYLTAWGALDKSLAIKSGQSLLVRGATSTVGLAAVSYAKSAGLRVVATTRSPGNEARLLHAGAHQVIVDTGAVAGTARRNFPDGIDAALEVVGAATLRDTASALRPFGAVAVVGLLGGPPLLEQFNLMADLPPAVRLSFFPSQLFGTPALPLDKAPLRSIADDIARKRLPSLLERTFAFDEVRQAHALIEGGRAPGKLVVRM is encoded by the coding sequence ATGAAAGCCTATGTCATTGAGCAAGCCGGTGGCCCGGAAACGCTTCAGATCCGCGACATCCCGCCAGTCGCGCCGCAAGCCGGTGAAGTGCGCATCCGCGTGCGCGCCTTCGGTCTGAACCGCGCCGAAACCTACTTGCGCGCCGGCAAGATGGGGCCGATAGACGCCCCGCGCGTACCCGGCATCGAGGCGGTCGGCGAAATCGTCGAAGACGCTTCCGGCACCTTCCGCATCGGACAGCGCGTGGCCACGGCCATGGGCGGCCTGCAGTTCACCCGGCATGGCAGCTATGCCGAAGAGGTCACCGTGGCGCTGGCCAACGTGATCGACCTGGACGGAACCACGCTGTCGTGGGAAGAGCTTGCCGCCCTGCCGCAGGCATACTTGACGGCCTGGGGCGCGCTGGACAAGAGTCTGGCGATCAAGTCCGGACAATCGCTGCTGGTGCGCGGCGCGACCTCGACCGTGGGTCTTGCGGCCGTGTCCTATGCGAAATCCGCCGGCTTGCGGGTGGTGGCGACGACCCGCTCCCCAGGCAACGAAGCGCGTCTGCTGCACGCCGGCGCGCACCAGGTCATCGTCGACACTGGCGCCGTGGCCGGGACCGCGCGGCGTAACTTCCCCGATGGCATCGATGCTGCGCTGGAGGTCGTCGGCGCGGCCACCTTGCGCGACACCGCCAGCGCTTTGCGGCCATTCGGCGCCGTCGCGGTCGTCGGACTGCTGGGCGGGCCTCCCTTGCTTGAACAATTCAACCTGATGGCGGATCTGCCCCCTGCCGTGCGGCTCAGCTTTTTTCCGAGCCAATTGTTCGGTACGCCCGCCTTGCCGCTGGACAAGGCGCCGTTGCGCTCGATTGCCGACGACATCGCCCGCAAACGCCTGCCGTCGCTACTGGAGCGCACCTTCGCATTCGACGAAGTGCGGCAGGCTCATGCACTGATCGAAGGCGGCCGCGCACCCGGCAAACTCGTCGTGCGCATGTAA
- a CDS encoding helix-turn-helix transcriptional regulator, with translation MEYTFTLKYQLADADHDMDALVERLGAAGCDDALVGTGLPGRLALEFTREAKSAEAAVRSALADVRRAEPSAKLIEAAPDLVGLTDVAEIVGVSRQNMRKLMLAYPDSFPLPVHEGSTSIWHLADVLAWLQAKGDYPQAESVMDVARVALQVNAAKEGQRLTAPVFRELDALLA, from the coding sequence ATGGAATACACCTTTACCTTGAAGTACCAGCTTGCCGACGCCGATCACGATATGGATGCGCTGGTCGAACGCCTGGGCGCGGCCGGTTGCGATGATGCCCTGGTCGGCACCGGGCTGCCGGGACGCCTGGCGCTCGAGTTCACCCGAGAAGCCAAAAGCGCGGAAGCCGCGGTGCGCTCGGCGCTTGCGGACGTCAGGCGCGCGGAACCATCCGCGAAGCTGATCGAGGCCGCGCCCGATCTGGTGGGTTTGACCGACGTGGCCGAAATCGTGGGCGTCTCGCGTCAGAACATGCGCAAGCTCATGCTGGCTTATCCAGACAGCTTTCCGCTGCCGGTCCACGAGGGCAGCACCTCGATCTGGCACCTGGCGGACGTGCTGGCCTGGCTGCAGGCCAAGGGCGACTATCCGCAAGCAGAAAGTGTCATGGACGTGGCGCGCGTGGCCTTGCAGGTCAACGCGGCGAAAGAAGGGCAGCGGCTGACGGCGCCAGTTTTCCGCGAGCTGGACGCCTTGCTGGCCTGA
- a CDS encoding PaaI family thioesterase, which translates to MLRSSETIDRLFQRQQGTLPDTFGVRPLSIEEGRMSMEMTVAPWMMAPNGYLHAASQVMLADTCAGYATLAHLPEGAKGFTTLELKSNFLGTAKEGVLTVEAVAEHMGRTTQIWSATVVDASGRKLSLFRCSQIILW; encoded by the coding sequence ATGCTGCGCTCCAGTGAAACCATAGATCGCCTCTTCCAACGCCAGCAAGGCACGCTGCCCGACACCTTCGGCGTACGGCCCTTGTCGATCGAAGAGGGGCGCATGTCCATGGAAATGACCGTGGCGCCGTGGATGATGGCGCCCAACGGATACCTGCATGCCGCCAGCCAGGTGATGTTGGCCGACACTTGCGCCGGCTATGCCACCCTGGCGCATCTGCCGGAAGGCGCAAAGGGCTTCACCACGCTGGAGCTGAAATCGAACTTCCTGGGCACCGCCAAGGAAGGCGTGCTGACCGTTGAAGCGGTGGCGGAACACATGGGGCGCACGACCCAGATCTGGTCCGCGACCGTGGTCGACGCAAGCGGCCGCAAGCTGTCGCTATTCCGCTGTTCGCAGATCATTCTCTGGTGA